Proteins found in one Pseudomonas mosselii genomic segment:
- a CDS encoding threonine aldolase family protein encodes MIDNNQQFASDNYSGICPEAWAAMEKANQGHERAYGDDQWTERASEYFRKLFETDCEVFFAFNGTAANSLALASLCQSYHSVICSETAHVETDECGAPEFFSNGSKLLTAASVNGKLTPQSIREVALKRQDIHYPKPRVVTITQATEVGTVYRPDELKAISATCKELGLNLHMDGARFTNACAFLGCSPAELTWKAGVDVLCFGGTKNGMAVGEAILFFNRALAEDFDYRCKQAGQLASKMRFLSAPWVGLLEDGAWMRHGKHANHCAQLLASLVSDLPEVELMFPVEANGVFLQMPEHALEVLRNKGWRFYTFIGSGGARFMCSWDTQEARVRELAADIRAIFAA; translated from the coding sequence ATGATCGACAACAACCAACAATTCGCCAGCGACAACTACTCCGGCATCTGCCCCGAAGCCTGGGCCGCGATGGAAAAGGCCAACCAGGGCCACGAACGCGCCTATGGCGACGACCAGTGGACCGAACGCGCCTCGGAATACTTCCGCAAGCTGTTCGAGACCGACTGCGAGGTGTTCTTCGCCTTCAACGGCACCGCCGCCAACTCCCTGGCCCTGGCCTCGCTGTGCCAGAGCTACCACAGCGTTATCTGCTCCGAGACCGCCCACGTCGAGACCGACGAATGCGGCGCGCCGGAGTTCTTCTCCAACGGCTCCAAGCTGCTGACCGCCGCCAGCGTCAACGGCAAGCTCACGCCCCAGTCGATCCGCGAAGTGGCCCTCAAGCGCCAGGACATCCACTACCCCAAGCCCCGCGTGGTGACCATCACCCAGGCCACCGAAGTGGGCACGGTGTACCGCCCCGACGAGCTCAAGGCGATCAGCGCCACCTGCAAGGAACTGGGCCTGAACCTGCACATGGACGGCGCACGGTTCACCAATGCCTGCGCGTTCCTCGGCTGTTCGCCGGCCGAACTGACCTGGAAGGCCGGGGTCGATGTGCTGTGCTTCGGCGGCACCAAGAACGGCATGGCGGTGGGCGAGGCGATCCTGTTCTTCAACCGCGCCCTGGCCGAGGACTTCGACTACCGCTGCAAGCAGGCCGGGCAGTTGGCATCGAAGATGCGTTTCCTGTCGGCGCCATGGGTTGGTCTGCTAGAAGACGGCGCGTGGATGCGTCATGGCAAGCATGCCAACCACTGCGCGCAGCTGCTGGCATCGCTGGTGAGCGATTTGCCGGAGGTGGAGCTGATGTTCCCGGTGGAGGCCAACGGCGTGTTCCTGCAGATGCCGGAGCATGCGCTGGAAGTGCTGCGCAACAAGGGGTGGCGGTTCTATACCTTCATTGGCAGCGGTGGGGCGCGGTTCATGTGTTCGTGGGATACCCAGGAAGCCCGGGTGCGTGAACTGGCGGCGGACATCCGCGCCATCTTTGCTGCCTGA
- a CDS encoding cell division protein ZapA yields MRLQAQPVNVVSILGNDYSLKAPEGQEETLSQAVRMLNVALAETKRNYPTLIGDKLLVLAALNLCSKQIELQREHDRTLERTQAQIDATVDAISKAVSDV; encoded by the coding sequence ATGAGACTGCAAGCGCAGCCGGTCAATGTCGTGTCGATCCTGGGTAACGACTACTCGCTCAAGGCGCCCGAAGGCCAGGAAGAAACCCTCTCCCAGGCCGTGCGCATGCTCAACGTCGCCCTGGCCGAAACCAAGCGCAACTATCCGACCCTGATCGGCGACAAGCTGCTGGTGCTGGCCGCCCTGAATTTGTGCTCCAAGCAGATCGAACTGCAGCGCGAGCACGACCGCACCCTCGAGCGCACCCAGGCGCAGATCGACGCCACGGTCGATGCCATCAGCAAGGCCGTCTCCGACGTCTGA
- a CDS encoding methyl-accepting chemotaxis protein, whose protein sequence is MVATAVHEMGLTVQDIAQNAGSAAHASQSARDEALQAREVVRRSIHNIEGMSGEIGRAAEAVTQLADEVASIDEVLAVIRSISEQTNLLALNAAIEAARAGEMGRGFAVVADEVRTLARRTQVSTDEVQQMIHRLKQGAGTAVASMQAGQQATGNGVESSQRTGTSLGAITDQVERISGMNEQVATATEEQSAVTEEINRTVQGISDLARQTASEVQGCREECQALRGLADDLARQMGGFRL, encoded by the coding sequence ATGGTCGCCACCGCCGTGCACGAGATGGGCCTGACCGTGCAGGACATCGCCCAGAATGCCGGCTCCGCCGCCCATGCCTCGCAGTCGGCGCGTGACGAGGCGCTGCAGGCGCGGGAGGTGGTGCGCCGTTCCATCCACAACATCGAAGGCATGTCCGGGGAGATCGGCCGCGCCGCCGAGGCGGTGACGCAGCTGGCCGACGAAGTCGCCTCGATCGACGAAGTGCTGGCGGTGATCCGCAGCATTTCCGAGCAGACCAACCTGCTGGCGCTCAACGCCGCCATCGAAGCAGCACGGGCCGGCGAGATGGGCCGGGGGTTCGCCGTGGTGGCCGATGAGGTGCGGACACTGGCGCGGCGGACCCAGGTATCCACCGACGAGGTGCAGCAGATGATCCACCGCCTCAAGCAGGGCGCGGGCACCGCCGTGGCGTCGATGCAGGCGGGGCAGCAGGCGACCGGCAACGGCGTCGAGTCAAGCCAGCGCACCGGCACCTCGCTCGGTGCGATCACCGATCAGGTCGAGCGCATCAGCGGCATGAACGAGCAGGTGGCCACCGCCACCGAGGAACAGTCGGCGGTGACCGAGGAGATCAACCGGACGGTGCAGGGGATTTCCGACCTGGCGCGGCAGACGGCCAGCGAAGTGCAAGGGTGTCGCGAGGAGTGCCAGGCGTTGCGTGGGCTGGCCGATGACCTGGCGCGGCAGATGGGTGGGTTCCGCCTCTAG